The nucleotide window CTGGCGCCGGCGACGGTCGCGACGTTGGTGGCGATGCCGGCGGAGGCGTCCGCGGCCTCGGTGACGCTGCGGTTGATCTCCTGGCTCGTGGCCGTCTGCTCCTCGACCGCCGAGGCGATGGTCGTCTGGTAGTCGCTGATCTGGCCGATGATGGCGGTGATGCCGGCGATGGCCTCGACGGCCTTGCCGGTGTCGCGCTGGATCGCCTCGACCCGGCCGGCGATGTCCTCGGTGGAGCGGGCGGTCTCCTGCGCCAGCTCCTTGACCTCCGTGGCCACCACGGCGAAGCCCTTGCCCGACTCGCCGGCGCGGGCGGCCTCGATGGTGGCGTTGAGGGCCAGCAGATTGGTCTGCTCGGCGATCGCGGTGATGGCCTTGACCACGTCGCTGATCTGCGACGAGGACTCACCGAGCTGGGCGACCACGGCGGTGGTCGACTCGGCGACCGCGACCGCCTGTGCGGCGACGCCCGCCGCCTGCCCGGCGTTCAGCGAGATCTCCCGGATGGAGGCGCCCATCTGCTCGCTCGCCGCGGCGAGGGCGGAGACGTTCTGCGAGACGTTGCCCGCGGCCTGCGCCACGGCCTCGGCCTCGTTGCCGACCTGGTCGACGCCGCCGGCGATGGTCGCGGACACCTCGGTCAGGTGCCGGGCGGAGGACGCGAGGTCGCCCGCCGCGCCGTCGAGCTCGCGGATCGTCGTACGCATGCTGTCGGTGGCGTGGTTGAGGGCCAGCCCCATCCGGCCGATCTCGTCGCGGGAGGTGACCTCGACCTGCTGGGTGAGGTCGCCCGCGCTGACCCGGCTCAGTACGGCCTCCACCTGCTTGATCGAACGGACACTCCGGCGGATCACCACCCACGCCGCACCGAAGGCGATCAGGAGGCCGACCGCGAGCAGGCCGATGACGAACAGCCGGTTCGCCTGGTAGGAGGCCTCCGCTGCCTTGGCGTTCTCCGCGGCCAGCGCGGTCTCGTCGTTGATCAGCGCGGTGATGACCGCGCCGGACTGGGTCAGCGCCGGCCACAGTTCCCCGAACCGGGCGAGGTACACCTGCGCCTGCCCGGCCTGCGCGGCCGGCAGCAGCGTGCCGTCGCGCTCGGCGCGGAAGTCGGTGAGCGACTTCTTGACCTGGGCGACGCGCGGGTCGCCGCCCAGGGCGCCCAGCTCCGCGTACGTGGCGAGCGCCTTGTCCTGCAACGCGTCCTCGGCCCGGATCTGCTGGATCTTGGTGGCGACCGCGTCCGCGCCCTTCGCCGACGGCAGCGTGGTCAGGCCCAGGAAGCTGCGCAGCGCCGAGGCCCGCAGCGACTCCAGCGCGCTCGAGGGCAGCAGGGCGTGCTGGTAGGTGGCGCGGGCGACCGCGTTGGCCCGCTGCTGGGCGACCAGGCCGCTCCAGCCGACGCCGAGCGCGGTCGCGGCGAGCAGCGCCAGGACGACGAAGAACTTGACGGCCAGCGGGAGGTCGCCCAGCCTGGGGCGCCGCGGCGCGGTGGAGTCCGTGGAGTCGTCGAGCCGGTGTCGCATGGGTGTCGCCCCTCTGGCAGTCGCACAGCGGGGCCGGTCCGGCCTCGCGGCGCCAAAGATCGGCGGCACTGTTCCCCGGATGAGACTTTCGCTACAGAAAGTGTTAGGGCGATTACACCGCCGGGTCGTCGGCGGCGACCCGGCCGGTCCGTGATAGAACGCCGATCATGCGCATCATGTTCGCCGCCGCCCCGCTACAGGGGCATCTGCTGCCGCTGGTCCCGCTCGCGGCGGCCTGCCGCGACGCCGGACACGACGTGATCATGGCCAGCGGCGGCTTCCCGCCCGACGTGCTCGGCCTGCGCAACGCCGACATCGGCGCCGGCTTCAGCCTGCCGCGCACCGCGATCCGGGTGGCCCTGCGGCACCCGCGCATCGCCGCCGCCGAGATGCGCGGCGTCGCCGGCCAGGCCATGGTCGGCGAACTCTTCGGCCGCGCCAACCTGGCCCTGGTCGGCCCCCTGCTGGCGCTGGCCGAGCGGGAGCGGCCCGACCTGATCGTCTTCGAGCCGCTCTGCGAGGCCGGCGCGATCGTGGCCGGCCGCCTGTCCATCCCGTCGGTCCTCCAGGAGAACACCCTCTGGCCCGCCACCGACCTCTTCGAGGCCGTGACGACCAGCACGGCCCTGGCCGGGCAGGACATACCCGCGCCCGGGCTGACCATCACCGTCACCCCGCCGAGCCTGCGGGACTCCCCCGCGGCGCACGCGATCGCGATGCGCCCGGTCCCCTACTCCGGCGGCGGCCCGATCCCGGACTGGCTGCTCACCCCCGGCGACCGCCCCCGCGTCCTGGTCAGCCGCAGCACCCTCAAGGGCCCGAACGACGGCGACCCCGGCCCCGCGGTCATCGCCGCCGCCGAGCGGGTCGACGCCGAGTTCGTGCTGGTACGCCCGGCGAGCACCCGCGGCCTCCCGCCGAACGTGCGCACCGTCGACCGGGTGCCGCT belongs to Amorphoplanes digitatis and includes:
- a CDS encoding methyl-accepting chemotaxis protein — protein: MRHRLDDSTDSTAPRRPRLGDLPLAVKFFVVLALLAATALGVGWSGLVAQQRANAVARATYQHALLPSSALESLRASALRSFLGLTTLPSAKGADAVATKIQQIRAEDALQDKALATYAELGALGGDPRVAQVKKSLTDFRAERDGTLLPAAQAGQAQVYLARFGELWPALTQSGAVITALINDETALAAENAKAAEASYQANRLFVIGLLAVGLLIAFGAAWVVIRRSVRSIKQVEAVLSRVSAGDLTQQVEVTSRDEIGRMGLALNHATDSMRTTIRELDGAAGDLASSARHLTEVSATIAGGVDQVGNEAEAVAQAAGNVSQNVSALAAASEQMGASIREISLNAGQAAGVAAQAVAVAESTTAVVAQLGESSSQISDVVKAITAIAEQTNLLALNATIEAARAGESGKGFAVVATEVKELAQETARSTEDIAGRVEAIQRDTGKAVEAIAGITAIIGQISDYQTTIASAVEEQTATSQEINRSVTEAADASAGIATNVATVAGASQVAGGGVIQTHAAAEQVAQMSGDLKVLVSRFTI
- a CDS encoding glycosyltransferase, which gives rise to MRIMFAAAPLQGHLLPLVPLAAACRDAGHDVIMASGGFPPDVLGLRNADIGAGFSLPRTAIRVALRHPRIAAAEMRGVAGQAMVGELFGRANLALVGPLLALAERERPDLIVFEPLCEAGAIVAGRLSIPSVLQENTLWPATDLFEAVTTSTALAGQDIPAPGLTITVTPPSLRDSPAAHAIAMRPVPYSGGGPIPDWLLTPGDRPRVLVSRSTLKGPNDGDPGPAVIAAAERVDAEFVLVRPASTRGLPPNVRTVDRVPLDRALPHAAAFIHHSGAGSVLGGLAAGVPQLTTPGAGDRRYNADLLARRGAGLAVAAKAITAADLIRLLTDDTLRAAARQVAAEIAAMPEPSTVVTALEKLAGG